Genomic DNA from Myxococcales bacterium:
TAGTAAGCGCCGATACCGCGATGATCGTCGCGGTGAAAAACGCCGTCGTAAGCGGTAACCTGTGTTGCGGTTGGTCGAAGCCGTGTCGTTTCTGCATTGGCTACGACATAGCAATCCCTGCGCCATTCCTCTGCGACAAGCCGAGCTTGACGTAAGGCGGCGATTTTGCGCAATTTCATCGCCTTTTCTTAGCTTAAGGTGCCAGTTACAGCGGCCACCGGCGCCTTAACTAGCGGCTAGCGCACCACCACGTTTCGGGACGTCGAGCGTGCTCATTGTTCGCTTGAAGTCAGAATTACTTGTTAGGCGCTCCGCGGCCCTACGAGAACGGATATACGACAGCTAAATCCCTGCGTTCACTTCGGGTTGACGAGGATGAAGTGGTTAATCCTACTGCCCTGAATGTGCTCGTGAGGGGTGTAGTCGATTTTAATAGCAAGAGAATTGGGGTTGTATCCGAGCTTGGAAAGCGTCTTGAATACATCTGCTTGATCTTTCTCATGCACAATCTGCGCGAACTGTTCCGCGCGCGTCATCCGAGGGTTGTCGCTTCCCAGTACTTCCATCTCGATAAGAAAGTTATCAGGGAGATCTATGCGGAGGGGCTGGCGCTTGGCGCTAGTTCCCAGTTTTGCGACGCCTTCCCAAATCGTCGCCGATAACGGAGAAACGTCGCCAAGTTTCGGCACGGAAATACGCAAGCCGGGTTTGAAGACAGCATCGTTCAAGTTGATTTTCGTATCAACGTAGCCGGGCTCTAGCGACCCGCCGCGGAAGAGGCGGCCATTGCCTTTGCTGATTTTGATCTCAAAGTGAGTCACTTTCCCAGCGTTTCCAGGACGCGTAACCCTTGACAGGCTTCCGCGCGCGATTGGCGCCGAGGCCATCCATTGGGGGCTTAGCGAATTCTTTCTTGGGCCGGCTTCGGCGAGTCCCGTGAGCAGCGAGGAGCCTAATAGTGAGGCAAGTAGAATAGAAGTGATTTGCTTGGTCATGTCAGTTGTTATAAGCAAGGACAGTGCCAACGATCGCGGGGGGCTAACCTCAGTAAATCTGTTTTGTTTTTAATATGTCCGATGTGTATAGTCTGCAGTGCGCCGGCCTGGTGGAAGGGCCTCTAGCCATCAGGCGGCGCCGACTCAAGCACGGTGGGAACTGCGTACCTCATCTCTGTACCTCGCGGCGCCACGGGAGCCTGACTCGGGTTGCTACAGAGACTCGCAAAGCGCAGCTCGCCGCCAGGTGAGCGAAGCACTCGTGTCCCTCGACACGCCAGTACCTACGAGACTCGTAATGCGCAGCTCGCCAGCAGGCGAGCGAAGCACTCGAGTCCCTCGACACGTCAGGAATTACGAGACTCGTAATGCGCAGCTCGCCGCCAGGCGAGCGAAGCACTCGAGTCCCTTGCGGGGTTGCAAGCAACCCCGCCGCCGCTGGCTTCGCCAGCGGCGCTCTCGCACCAGTCGCATGCTTCATGCGCAAGCTGGCACGACCGAAACCACCGGTCACCCACCGTAACTATTTAATGCGACTGGTGCGAGAGAAGGGACTCGAACCCTTACGGGGGTTGCCCACAGGAACCTAAATCCTGCGTGTCTACCAGTTCCACCACTCCCGCGTACCCGTGCTCGTAGCATAGGGGGCAAGGAATTTGCAGGCATCTAGCTGGAAAACAACGCCAAAATCGGCCCGCCGCCGCTATTTTCGCCCGCCGTAGATCGAACGCCCCGCCGGCGCGTCTCACCTAGCACTTGGAGGATTTTATGGTGAAAACATCGTTGGTAGTTGGCGCGGGTTTGGTCTCAATCATCTCAATCATGGCGGTATGCGCGCAGGCACAGCCCGCGCCGGAGCCGAGGCCAGCGCCGGGCCCAATCGCTCGCGCCCCCTCGCGCCCGCTAACCATCGCCGCGTCGGGCGGTACCTGCGCCGAGGGCGTCGCCTCAAATTCCGGCCAGGCCGGCAACTTCGCCGGCGGCCGCATGGTCGCCTCGCTCTCACACCCATACGTCCTAGCCGGCGAGCCATCGCTGTACGCCGCCATCGACCTATCAACCGACGCCATCGTCGGCGAAAAGCGGCCGGCGCTCTCGCTCGCCATCGTCATTGATCGCTCCGGCTCCATGTCGGGCGACAAGATCGTCCAGGCCCGCGCCGCTGCCAAGGGCATCATCTCGCGCCTAAACGAGGGCGACGCCGTTTCGCTGGTGCAATACGACGACACCGCCGAGGTCGTGGTGCCGCTCATCGCGATGACCGACGCCGGCAAGAAACGCCTTGCCGCCGCGATCGACAACATCTCCGACCGCGGTGGCACCAACCTGCACGGCGGCATGGTGCTCGGGCGCGACCAAATCGCCGGCGCGATCAAATCTGGCAACGTCAACCGCGTCATCTTGCTCTCGGACGGCCTCGCCAACGTCGGCGTCACCGACCCGTCGGTCATCGCCAGCGTCGCCGGCACCGCCGCCGACCGCGGCATCCGCATCACCACCGTCGGCGTTGGCGACGACTACAACGAAGACCTCATGGAAACCATCGCCGAGTCAGGCCGTGGTGCTTACTATTATGTGCAACGCGCTGCCGACCTCGAATCCGTCTTCGCCCGCGAAATCAGCTCGCTCTCTGGCACCATCGCCAGCAACGTCGAACTCACGCTTGAGCCACTTTGCGCCGGCGTCGCGATCGAAGAAATCTACGGCTATGCCGCCAAGCGCGACGGCAACCGCTTCACGATTTCGCTCCCCGACCTCTTTGGCAACGACAGCCGCAAGGCAGTAATTCGCTTTAGCAACAGCGCGCAAACCCGCGCCGCGGTCAAAGCCACCCTGCGCTTCAAGCACGCTCGCACCGGCGCCGCGCATAGCGTGACCTCTGTCCTCACCTACGACATCACCAGCAATACCGCGCAGGTCGACGGCGCCGTCAACCGCGACGTCATGGCTAAGGTCGAGCAAGCCGAAACCGCCAAGAGCATCCGCGAAGCCATGGTCGCCTACGAGAAAGGCAACGCCGAAGAGGCTCGCAAGATGATCGCGACGCAAAAAGCGACAACCCAGCAACGCGCCAGCAAGTACGGCTACGACAAAGACTCGCGCGTGCAGGAGCTCGAGGCCTCCGCCGAAAAGCTAGACGACGCCATCCAGGCCGCACCGGCCGCCGCTTCCGACGAGGGCAAGGCGATGCGCAAGGCTTCTAAAGCCGCAGCCGGCGCCATGTCGAAGCAAAACTAGCCCGCAAACCACTACGCAAAAAAACCGCCCCATGTGCGATGGGCCGGCATGCGAAACACGCGGCGCGAGGCCGCGTTTTTAGTTCGTTATGCTAGGCGTGGGTTTGCACGCGCTGATAGCCATTTTGAACTGGCTGGTACTCGTTGCGCTCGTCTTCGGATTCGTCGGTGTCTTCTTCATCGTCCGCCGCGTCGCTTGGCGCCATAAACCAGCCCACCACCGAGGCGATGCCAAAGCCAGCCGCAATAATCGCAAAGGCGACCGAAAAACCATTTGGCGCGTGGCCATTAGCAAAATTGCCAATGCCACCGAACGACTTGACCAAACCAGAAGTGCCGAGGGCCAACAGCCCCATCCAAACACCCGCCGGTATCCAAAACAGATGATTTCGCTGCCCTCGATATTCCATAAATGCCGAGACCGCGGCACCAGCGCCCAGGCCAATCGACATCGCCGTATATGGCGAGATGATCATCTGCAGCAACATGTAGACCGCAACCGTGACCGCGACTGGAACGAACAAGAGGGTTGAATAAACAAAAATCATCGCTAGTTTCTCCTTGATTAACTCGTTGTTGAGCTAACCAGCAATAGTGCAGCTTCCATGCCAGGCACCAAAGCGCCCAAACCCCGCAGTCGTCGGGCGCTGCCGCCACCAACCTGGGGGGCGCGTCACCAAGCTGAGAGGGCGGGGCCCCACACCTCGACGCTAGTTAACGGCTGCGCGGGCGGCAGGCTTGCGCTTGCCGAGCTCGCCTTTGCCAGGCGAACCCTTGGATGAAGACTTCGTGGCGTCGCTTGCCTTGACCGGCGCCCCCACTGATGGCCCCGTCAGCTTGCGCTGCTCCATCCACGTCGCCACCCGCGAAAAATCGGCAAAGCGCGTCAACTTGCCAAAGCCGCCAAGAAACGACATCACCACGTCGCGGCCGCCGATTCGCGCCGCAATCACGAAGCAGTGCCCCGCCAGGTCGGTGTAGCCGGTCTTGCCGCCAAGCACCGGATAACGCGACGAAAACAGGGTGCGGTTAGTATTGCGATACACGACCACCTTGCCGGTCTTGGCCGTGACCTTGGTTTCCTGCGTGGTCATAATTTTTGCGAGTACCGGATCCTTGAGCGCCTCGCGCAACGCTAACGCCAGCTCACGCGGGGTTGAGGTATTGCCTAGCAGCCCCGACGTATCCGTAAAATGCGTGCGCGTCAGGCCCATCTTCTTGGCATAAGCGTTTACGGCCGCAATCAATTGCGCGTCGGTCAGGCCGACGGCGCGGCCTAGGGCGCTGGGGGCGCGGTTATCCGACGCGATCAGCATGGCCCGCAGCAGGTCATGATTGGTGTACTGCTCGTCGACGTACAGCCTAGTGCGCGCGCCGCCCTTGGCACGGTCGGCGTCGCTCTGCGAAATGGTAGTCCAGTCGTCGAGCTTAAGGCCGCGCTGCCGCACAACTAGCGCCACAAACACCTTGGATGTCGAGGCAATGGGCCGCGCCTCATCTGCCCCGCGGCCGGCGATCGTCGCCCCCGTCTTGGCATCCATTACCCAAAACGCCGACGAGCGCACGTCCGGCGCGGTGGCGTTGGTTGCGGCTTTTGTACTGGGTTTGGCGCTGGCGATGCTCTCCCCCGAGAGCAGCGCAGCCATCACCAATACGACATGTCCCCACATGGCGTGCATCTTTAAATGGTATCGAATCCCGGCGGGCCACGCGAGTTTTTTCGCCACAAACCCCACCATCGGCTGGCGTCAACCGATGACGCCATGCACAATTAATAAGCGCGCTCGCCGGACGACCACGCATCATTAGACCTTGCGTCGATTTGGCGCGTTCGCAATAATCACGGGACTTCGTTTGCCATGGCTAGACCGACCAAAACCCAGCAGAAACTCGACTTAATTGGGGTTTCTTTTGGCAATTACGTCGCCACCCGCAAGCTGGGCGAAGGCGGCATGGGCGCCGTGTTTCTCGCGGCGCATCCGCATATCGGCAAGAAGGTCGCGGTCAAGGTCTTGCACGCGACGTATTCGGACTCCGAAGACGTCGTCAAGCGCTTTTTTGATGAGGCCAAGGCGGTCAACGACATCGGCCATTCCAACATCGTCGATATCAGCGACTTCGGCCTGCTCGATCACCCAGAATATGGCCGGCTGTACTACTTCATCATGGAGTACCTCGACGGCCTCACGCTCAAGCAGCTGACCCGTCGCGATGGCCGTCTGCCGCCGGCCCGCGTGCTGGGCATCGCGTCGCAAATCGCCGACGCTCTGGCCGCGTCGCACCGCGCCCACATTATTCATCGGGACTTAAAGCCCGACAACATCATCTTGCAGGAACGCGACGGCCGCGCCGACATCGTCAAGATCTTAGACTTCGGCATCGCGAAGCTATCAGGTGACAACAATAGCAGCCAGACCCGCGCCGGCATCGTGCTCGGCACGCCCGCCTATATGTCGCCCGAGCAATGCGAAGGCAAAGGCCGCATTGATCACCGCACCGATATCTATTCGCTGGGCATCGTCATGTACGAAATGGTCGCGGGGCGCGTGCCGTTTACCGCGGAAACCTACGGCGACGTCCTGATCCAGCATCTCACGCGCACGCCCGAGCGCCCATCGCTGCATAACCCGCAGCTGCCGCCGGCGATCGAAGCGGTTATTCTCAAGGCGCTCGAAAAACGCCCTGACAATCGCTACCCCAACATGACCGAGTTTGCCGCCGCCATCAACGATCCGGCGGGCTACGTCAACCGCTACGGCGGCCTGCACGAGTTCACGCACACGCCGATTCCCGGCATTAGCTCGCCATCGCGCCCTATGGCCGCTACCATGATGGCATCGCCTGGCCAAGCCGCCGGCGTGGCGCCACCGCCAATGCCGCCCAGCGACCCAACCACGATGAGCAGCGGCGCGGGCCAACTCGCGGCCGTCAAGTCATCGTCAGGTTCGAGCGGCCTGCTCACGGCGATGGTGGTGCTGCTCGCGCTAGGCGGCGGTGGCTACGCGGCATATTGGATGTCCGAGCGGGGCAAGCAAGCCGAACTCGCGGGCGCGGCGCTGAGCGGTGGCGACGCAGACGCGGAGGCTCAAGGCCATGGCACGCCGGTGCCGGCACCGGATGCTGGCGCTGTCGTGCCCGACGCGGCGCTGGCTAATCCACCGCTAGATGCCGCGGCGCTTGTAAACGATGCGGCCGTGCACCCCGCAACGATCACGCTAACAATCTCTAGCAAGCCCAAAGGCGCCAAGGTCAAACTCGGCGGCAAGTTGCTTGGCGTCACCAACGCGACCTTCGAAGTGCCATGGTCAGATGCGGCGCAAGAGCTCGTCATCGAGAGCAACGGCTATGTAGATTATCGCGAATCGCTGACCCCGACCGCTAACATCATGATCAAGGCACAGCTCAGCGCCAAGCCCAAAAACGGCAGCACCAAGCCCAAATGTAAGCCGGGCGATGGCGAAACCGTAGATGTGTTCGCCGACGACAATTGCGTTAAGTAAATAGGGTATAGTCACGCCATGAAATTGGCAGCTACGCTGGTGGCATGGGTGGGGTTACTTGTGGCCGCGCCCGGCCTAGAGCGCGCGATCGCGCAACCAGCCCAAGATAAGTCGGCCCGTGAGTTACACGAAGCGGCGCAGAAGGCGTACGACCTCAGCAAATTCGCCGATGCCGTCGAGCTGTGGACCTCGGCCTACGAAAAAGATCCGCGCCCCGGCTTCTTGTTCAACATTGGACGCGCCCACATGAATAATACCGACTGCAAGTCGGTGCGGTTTTTCGACCGCTTCATCAAGGTTGCCGGCAAGAGCTCACAAGTTTCCATGGCACGCGACCTCGTCGAAAAAGAGCGCGCGCGCTGCGGCAAAAAGCAAGACAAGGCCAAGGGGCTCGGCGAGCTCGGCGAAACGTCGATGAGCGAAGGCAAGTGCGCTGAGGCCGCCGAATACTTCCGCAGCCAGCTCGACGAGCGCAAGCGCGATGATTTCAACGAGGCGAGCAAGGCCGAGCTCGTGGCGATTAGCGATCGCATCGCCGCCGCGGACGCCTGCGTGACCGCGCGTGCGCGTGATCAAAAGTCGCTCGACGCCGCCGAAGAGCATCGCCTGGCGGGGCGTTGCCGGGAGGCGATCGTCGCGTTTGAGGCGCACCTTGAGGCGCGCGCGGCCAACGCGGCGCTCCCGCTCACCGGCGCTGAACGCGAAGGGATTGAACAAACCATCGCGGAGCTGCGAGCTGATCCGTGTTCGCAGAAAAAGCCAGCGACCATCCTTGGGGTCGCCAAGCTCGCCGTGCGTTTGCAGGGCGGGGCGGCGGTGTTGCCGATCAGGCCAAACTCCACCACGACGCAGTCGATGGTGCGTCTAGGTGCAGGGTATCTCGTGCGCCTGGGCAGGGCGTTTGAGCTTGAAGTTGGCGCGACGTTCGCAGAACACCTCGTCCGCGCCACTGGGAAAGATCCTCACATCGTGACGACCGTAGCGCACGCCAGGCTCGGCTATATCGGGGCGGCGCAAATGCAATTTGGTATTGAAGCCAGTGGCGGCGTCGCCGGCGCCTTTGCCTTGGGCGAAGGCAACCCGTTTGTCGTCTTTGCTTGCGATCCAGCCGAGCCAGATTGCAGCAACGCCAGTGGCACGGTTTGGATGCCATATCTGGCAGGCGGGCTTTTTGTCGATTTTGCGGTGACACGGCGCATCGCCTTGGGGCTGACGGCGACCTTTGGCCGCGCGGTTTCGTCGTCGCCGGAAATCGACCTAACGCCGCTGGTTGGCGTTACGGGCGGAATTTCGTTGCGATTTTAGGGAGCATCATATGAAGAAATGTCCGTTTTGCGCCGAGGAAATTCAACCCGACGCCATCAAGTGTCGGTACTGCCAATCATCGTTGACCCCTGGTGGTGGCGCGGCGGCTGACGCGACATCGCCACCGGCGGCAGCACCATTCGCAGGATCCGCGAGTCGCTCACCCGGTCACCCCGAGCGACGCATGATCTACGATGGAAGCCCCTCGGCAGCGGCGTATCTCATGCAGTACGCGTCGATCATTATCGGCACCCTCGTCGCAACCGTGTTGTTTAATTGGATCGCCGGCCGCACCGACGCCACCGATAAGAATCACGTCCTGCTCATCGCCTTGCCGCTCCTAGTCGGTGTGCTCGCGTTTTTCGCGATGTGGCTATTTCGTCGCTCGATTCGCTTTCGCGTCACCTCGACCAACATCGAGTTCGAGCGCGGCATTCTGTCGAAAAACATCGACGTGCTGGAGCTGTGGCGTTGCCGCGATGTGCGCTATCGCCAGAGCCTCACCGACCGCATGCTCGGCATCGCCCATATTGATATTTTCACGACCGATGTCACCACGCCGCAGATCGAGATGATCGGGCTGCCGGCCTCGCGCCAGCTATTTGAGCAGATCCGCGACAGCATCGAGCTGCAGCGCCAGTCTCATAATATCTATGGCGTTGTGAGCTAGTGCGATGGCCGCGGTGGTCGTAATCCAGGCGTGGTTGCAGGGCCCTGAGGGCGCCTTGATCCGCCGTCAGGTCACCATGGTAACCGCGGAGCGTTGGCGCGAGCAACGCGTCTTGCTGGCGACGTATACGCAATGCCCTGATAAGACGGCGCCCACGCTGCGCGTCGCGACCTATACGTGGCCCATCTCGCCCGCTGGCACCGACCCCTATGGCATGTGGGGCATCCACGTCACAGGCGAGGCGGAGCAGCAGCTTGCGTTGCAATGGCTGGAGCAGACGGCGGGCAGCTTGCGCGCCTCGCCACCGCCGAAGCGCATTACGGATCGCATCATCGCATCGGACCGCATCCGCATTGCGACCGCGGAGGTGCTCGACCGCCGGCCGGCCTCGCAAGCCGACACAGGCGAGTTTGTCGCCCAGACGCCCAAGGCCGCCGCGCAGGCCGAGGCCCCAAAGCGCAAGATCGTAAAGGCGCATACCTTGCCGTATGGCAGCGGCTCGATGACAGACATGCCAGCCGTCGATGAGGTCGGCTTGACGGCCGAGGACGCAAGCCGCGACGCGCGCCAGGAGGTGCTTGCCAACGTGTTCGCCGTCCATCACTTCGCTGAAGATGAGGCGGCGGTGCTGCTGCACCTCGGGCGTCACGGCACCATCTCCGCCACCGACGTGGTGGCGTTGGTTGGTACGGATGCGCCTGACGTGTGGATGAACGTGCTTGGACGCCGGCTGGCAGCCGCGCGCCTGACGCTCATGCGGCGTGATGACCAAGGCGGGGAGCCCGCCTGGCAGTGGATTGGCTGACGCCCCCGAACCAGCCCGTTGCTCGCGCCGATTGGCGGCTAAGATCGGTTTCCCCGCGGCCTGGGGTGTGCTAACCGTCAGGGCTCGAAAGGGTCCCATGCAACTGCGCCTTGAAGATGTTTCACCCGTTGAAAAGAAGCTCGTCGTCGAGGTGCCCTGGGACACCGTGAGTGCGCGCCTGGGCACCGCCTACAAGGAAATCGGCAAGGACGCGCACCTGCGCGGCTTTCGCCCCGGCAAGGCGCCGCGCGCGGTGCTCGAGCAAGTTTACGGCCGCCGCGTCGATGCCGACGTCGCGACGACGCTGCTCGAAGAGTCGTTTTACCGCGCCATCTCCGAGCACAAGCTCGAGGCCGTCGCGCCACCGCGTTTTGATGCGGCACCGAGCAAGATCGTCAAGGGGCAGCCGCTGGCCTTCGCCGCGATCATCGAGGTCAAGGGCAGCTTCGAGCCGCAAGGCTACAAGGGCCTCGAAATCGAGCGCCGCAAGGTGGTCGTCACCGACGAACAAGTCGACAAGGCGATCGAGCAATTGCGCCGCGACGCCACCGAGCTCTTGCCCATCGAAGGCCGCGACGTGCTCGCCGCCACCGACGTCGTTGCGCTCGAGATCAAAGGCACGGTTGGCGAGAATACCGTCGATCACAAGCAGTTTGTGGTCGAGCTCGATAACGCCGAGCGCGAGGCAATTCCAGGCCTGCACGCCGCGCTGGTCGGCCTGCCGCTTGCCACCAAAGACAAGGTGCTTGACCTGCAAGTGCCTGCCGATCACGAAGACCCGCAGATGCGTGGACAAGCGGCCCATCTCACCTTCTCGGTGGTTGAGGCGCGCGCCAAGCAAATGCCGGCCCTCGACGACGAATTTGCCAAGGACACCGGCAAGGGCCAGACGTTGGCCGAACTCAAGGCCGCCGTGCGCGCCGAGTTGGTCGCCAAGGAAACCGAGGTTGTGAACCGCGAAGCCCGTCGGCTGGCGCTGCGCGCGCTCGTGAAGCAAAACCCGATCGCCGTTGCCAACACGCTCGTCGATCGCGCGATCGCGGCGCAATATCGCCGCCTCCAGCAGATGTTTGGCATGCAGGCCAGCGCGCTTGGCGCGATGGGCGACAAGCTCAAGGCCGAGATGCGGCCCGGCGCCATCGATGAAGTGCGCGGCGAGTTGTTGATCGACGCTATCGCGGCCAAAGAAACCATCGCCATCACCGACGAAGAAATCGAAAATCGGCTGCAAGCGGTGGCGGTTGAACGCAATACCACGGCGGCTCGCGTGCGCGCCGAGCTCGAGCGCGACGGACGCATGGATAACGTCACCCATTCCATTCGCCACGACAAGACGCTCGATCTCTTGGTGACCCATGCCAAGATCACCGAGGTCGACAAATTGACGCAAGACGCGGGCCCTGACCTAGGGGACGCGCCGATCGCCGACGGTCATGACGACCACGCAAAGCACGACCATGCCGGCAGTGGGCACGACCATGGCGGCCACGTGCACGGCCCCGGCTGCAACCACTAGCGCCAGCGCCCTGCGCGGCGGCGGGGCACCGGCGCTGAGAGTTTGTTGTCGAATCGACAATTAATTTCTCTGGCTTTTTTGCGCCCGGCTTGTGACACTTGGGCGTGCCATTCACGCTGGGCGAGCCGCGCATCTCTTTCGAAACTCAGGGCGAAGACGGGCCACCTGTGCTCCTCATCATGGGTTTGGGCATGCGCGGCGTGGTATGGGAGGCGCAAATCAATGATCTGTCGCGCGACCATCGCGTGGTGTGGTTTGACAATCGCGGCATCGGCGCCAGCGAGCATGCGCCGACCAGGTATAGCGTCGCCCACGCCGCCGACGATGCCGTACGCGTCCTCGACACCCTCGGCTGGGATCACGCGCACGTCGTAGGGGTCAGCTTTGGCGGCATGATCGCCCAGGAGTTGGCGCTGCGGCATCACGAGCGCCTGCGCTCGCTCGTGCTCATCGCCACCCACGCAGGCGGGCCCATGGGCATGGTTCCGACCGCGCGCGGCTTACGCTTGTTCTTGCGCGCCCACCTGGGCGATCGCCAGCGCGCGATGATGTCGCTGCTCTATCCGCAGGAATTTGTCGACTCGATCGATCGCGAGGCGCTGATGGCGCGCATGGCCGTGCAAGCCAACCAGCAGCCGCGCCAGAGCGTCATGCGCCAGCTTTATGCGGCGGCGAGGCACGATACGCGGCGACGCTTGGCGCGCATTGCGGCGCCGACGTTGGTTATGAAACCGACGCAAGATATCCTGGTGCGGCCGATGCATTCAGATCGCCTCGCGACGGGCATTCCGGGCGCCAAGCTGCATGAGCTTCAAGGCGGCGGCCATGGCGCGATTTTTCAGTGCCAAGCCGAGGTCAACGCCGCGATTCGCGCCCACGTCGCCGCCCACGCCGACAATCCGCCTCGCCTAACTTCGA
This window encodes:
- a CDS encoding VWA domain-containing protein; translated protein: MVKTSLVVGAGLVSIISIMAVCAQAQPAPEPRPAPGPIARAPSRPLTIAASGGTCAEGVASNSGQAGNFAGGRMVASLSHPYVLAGEPSLYAAIDLSTDAIVGEKRPALSLAIVIDRSGSMSGDKIVQARAAAKGIISRLNEGDAVSLVQYDDTAEVVVPLIAMTDAGKKRLAAAIDNISDRGGTNLHGGMVLGRDQIAGAIKSGNVNRVILLSDGLANVGVTDPSVIASVAGTAADRGIRITTVGVGDDYNEDLMETIAESGRGAYYYVQRAADLESVFAREISSLSGTIASNVELTLEPLCAGVAIEEIYGYAAKRDGNRFTISLPDLFGNDSRKAVIRFSNSAQTRAAVKATLRFKHARTGAAHSVTSVLTYDITSNTAQVDGAVNRDVMAKVEQAETAKSIREAMVAYEKGNAEEARKMIATQKATTQQRASKYGYDKDSRVQELEASAEKLDDAIQAAPAAASDEGKAMRKASKAAAGAMSKQN
- a CDS encoding D-alanyl-D-alanine carboxypeptidase — translated: MHAMWGHVVLVMAALLSGESIASAKPSTKAATNATAPDVRSSAFWVMDAKTGATIAGRGADEARPIASTSKVFVALVVRQRGLKLDDWTTISQSDADRAKGGARTRLYVDEQYTNHDLLRAMLIASDNRAPSALGRAVGLTDAQLIAAVNAYAKKMGLTRTHFTDTSGLLGNTSTPRELALALREALKDPVLAKIMTTQETKVTAKTGKVVVYRNTNRTLFSSRYPVLGGKTGYTDLAGHCFVIAARIGGRDVVMSFLGGFGKLTRFADFSRVATWMEQRKLTGPSVGAPVKASDATKSSSKGSPGKGELGKRKPAARAAVN
- a CDS encoding serine/threonine protein kinase gives rise to the protein MARPTKTQQKLDLIGVSFGNYVATRKLGEGGMGAVFLAAHPHIGKKVAVKVLHATYSDSEDVVKRFFDEAKAVNDIGHSNIVDISDFGLLDHPEYGRLYYFIMEYLDGLTLKQLTRRDGRLPPARVLGIASQIADALAASHRAHIIHRDLKPDNIILQERDGRADIVKILDFGIAKLSGDNNSSQTRAGIVLGTPAYMSPEQCEGKGRIDHRTDIYSLGIVMYEMVAGRVPFTAETYGDVLIQHLTRTPERPSLHNPQLPPAIEAVILKALEKRPDNRYPNMTEFAAAINDPAGYVNRYGGLHEFTHTPIPGISSPSRPMAATMMASPGQAAGVAPPPMPPSDPTTMSSGAGQLAAVKSSSGSSGLLTAMVVLLALGGGGYAAYWMSERGKQAELAGAALSGGDADAEAQGHGTPVPAPDAGAVVPDAALANPPLDAAALVNDAAVHPATITLTISSKPKGAKVKLGGKLLGVTNATFEVPWSDAAQELVIESNGYVDYRESLTPTANIMIKAQLSAKPKNGSTKPKCKPGDGETVDVFADDNCVK
- a CDS encoding PH domain-containing protein, which gives rise to MKKCPFCAEEIQPDAIKCRYCQSSLTPGGGAAADATSPPAAAPFAGSASRSPGHPERRMIYDGSPSAAAYLMQYASIIIGTLVATVLFNWIAGRTDATDKNHVLLIALPLLVGVLAFFAMWLFRRSIRFRVTSTNIEFERGILSKNIDVLELWRCRDVRYRQSLTDRMLGIAHIDIFTTDVTTPQIEMIGLPASRQLFEQIRDSIELQRQSHNIYGVVS
- the tig gene encoding trigger factor; protein product: MQLRLEDVSPVEKKLVVEVPWDTVSARLGTAYKEIGKDAHLRGFRPGKAPRAVLEQVYGRRVDADVATTLLEESFYRAISEHKLEAVAPPRFDAAPSKIVKGQPLAFAAIIEVKGSFEPQGYKGLEIERRKVVVTDEQVDKAIEQLRRDATELLPIEGRDVLAATDVVALEIKGTVGENTVDHKQFVVELDNAEREAIPGLHAALVGLPLATKDKVLDLQVPADHEDPQMRGQAAHLTFSVVEARAKQMPALDDEFAKDTGKGQTLAELKAAVRAELVAKETEVVNREARRLALRALVKQNPIAVANTLVDRAIAAQYRRLQQMFGMQASALGAMGDKLKAEMRPGAIDEVRGELLIDAIAAKETIAITDEEIENRLQAVAVERNTTAARVRAELERDGRMDNVTHSIRHDKTLDLLVTHAKITEVDKLTQDAGPDLGDAPIADGHDDHAKHDHAGSGHDHGGHVHGPGCNH
- a CDS encoding alpha/beta fold hydrolase, which codes for MPFTLGEPRISFETQGEDGPPVLLIMGLGMRGVVWEAQINDLSRDHRVVWFDNRGIGASEHAPTRYSVAHAADDAVRVLDTLGWDHAHVVGVSFGGMIAQELALRHHERLRSLVLIATHAGGPMGMVPTARGLRLFLRAHLGDRQRAMMSLLYPQEFVDSIDREALMARMAVQANQQPRQSVMRQLYAAARHDTRRRLARIAAPTLVMKPTQDILVRPMHSDRLATGIPGAKLHELQGGGHGAIFQCQAEVNAAIRAHVAAHADNPPRLTST